GATAACAGGAACCCGGGTTGATCAAGTTGAGCCGGTTGCACGGCGGTATCAATCAACCCGATAATTAGCTGCCCCATAGTGTCGACTTCTTCTGGCCGCACCGAAACGGGTAAAACCCCCGCACCGCCTGCAACTAGAACAGGCGTGGCTGGGCGTGGATACAAATGGACGTCATCAATGATTTCCGTAACCCCAAGCTCGGCCATTGCTTGGCGGGCGGCGGCCATTGCGCGAGGGTCGGTGAATTTCAATTGCGCCACATTGGCGATTTTGATGAAGGCGATCAGGTCGGCATTGAATCGCCTGGACAATGCAGCGGCGTCCTGCCCGGGCCGGAAGATGATGGCGAGTTGGTTGGGTGCGATTTTGGGTTTGGATACAGGTTCGGCCATTGGCTCGGTTTCAATGTTTGCTTTGTCCAGGTGAACCTCAAGTTTTCCGGGCTCACCGGGTCGGGCAATGAGCGTAAACCGTAGGTCACCCAAAAGCAGGCGGAGTGCTTCGCCCAAAGGTTTGGGTTTGAATTTTATGGAAACCGGGCGATTAAGCCCGGGTTGCATTCGCACTTGCCAGCCGGTTTCACGCTGGATGCCGCCGAGTACTTCCACTAGCGTGGTGTTTTTCACATTCAAGCCGAGGTGCTTGCGGAATGAATTCCAAGTGATCTCTTTCTCCGTTGCCAAACCCTCTCCAAGCAGGCAAAGGAAGACTGCAAAACAAAGTATGACACGGTTTTTATTGATCATTTTCAGGCCCGCAGAATATGCGAATTTCGATTGTATTTTCAATGTTTTTGGCTTGCGGGTTTTGGGAATTACCTGTTAATAACCCCCCATATGGCTGCTATCGGACGATTCCAAAAAGGTGATGACACATTTTACGCTAAGGTGGTTGACGGTAAATTGTACAAGTTGAAGGGCGACGTATTCGGTTCACCTTCCTACGTTAAGAGCGCCATCACGCCTAATCGCAGCATCAAGACCTTGGCCCCGGTGCAGCCGAGTAAAGTCATTGCTGTGGGGCTAAACTATGCCGACCACGCTCGGGAATCCAACCTGAAGCCGCCCACACAGCCACTCTTTTGGTTGAAAGCGCCCACTTCACTGATTCCGGACGGGGCAAAAATTGATTTACCATTTCCTAGTCACCGCAATGATTTCGAAGCGGAATTGGCGATTGTCATCGGCCGGCGTGTGCGCAACGTCGCCCCTCAGGCAGCGGGTCGGTACATCTTTGGTTACACAGCCGCACAGGATATTAGCGATCGCGATATTCAACAAAGCGAAAGCCAATGGGCCCGCGCCAAGAGTTTTGACACATTCACACCGCTCGGGCCTTATATCGAAACCAAAGTTGATCCAAAGAATTTGACGATACAACTTTTCAAAAATGGTGAGCTCTGCCAAAATTCACACACCGGCCAAATGATTTTCGACTGCAATCATTTGGTTAGTTTCATATCAACTAATATGACACTGTTGCCCGGTGACATCATTCTCACCGGCACACCGAGCGGAGTGGGCCCCATCGAAAGCGGCGACAAACTTGAAGTGCGCATTGGGGATATGGCATCCCTTTGTAACACGGTGAAGTAGCGCAAGGTTGAAGTCGCGCCCACTCTCCGCTATCACTGGCGGATGCGCTGGACCGAAACGTTCATACCCACATTGAAGGAAGCCCCCGCCGAGGCGGAGATTCCTTCGCATCAACTTTTGCTGCGCGCCGGTTTGGTGCGCAAACTGGCCGGCGGCTTGTACACTTTTTTGCCGTCGGGCATTCGGGTGCTTCGCAAGATCGAAGCCATTGTCCGGGAGGAGATGGACCACGCCGGCGCGCTGGAGGTGCTGATGCCCGCTGTGCAACCGCCGGAAATTTGGAAAGCCAGCGGCCGATATGAACAAGCGGCGGATGTGCTCTTCAAAGTGCGTGATAGCAAAAATCGCGAGTGGTTGCTCGGTCCCACGCACGAGGAGGTGATCACCACGCTGGCCTCAACGGAATTGCAGTCGTATCGGCAGGCGCCCATCAATTTTTACCAGATTCAAACCAAGTTCAGGGATGAAATCCGCCCGCGCTTTGGGCTGATGCGTGCGCGTGAATTCATTATGAAAGACGCGTACAGCTTCGATATTTCCGATGACGCGGCGATGGTGAGTTATCAAAAAATGTACGACGCGTACGTGCAGGTTTTCAAACGGTGCGGTGTGACCGCATTCCCTGTGGAGGCGGATACCGGCGTAATGGGCGGCAAACATTCGCACGAATTTATGGTGCCCGCGCCCACCGGTGAAAGTGAAGTGGCGTACACCGAAGATGGCTCGTACGCAGCCAATCTTGAGAAGGCAAACAGTCAAGGGGCGACGGTCGCAACCTCGATTGAGTGCACGGGGGAATTGGAAAAGTTCGCCACGCCAAAGGTGAAGACCATCGAAGATCTCGCGAGCGAGCCGTATAATGTTGCCGCCGAAGCGCAGATCAAAACGCTCGTATTCATCGCCGAAGATAAACCGGTGATTGCCTTGGTGCGGGGCGATGACCAAATCAATGAGGCGAAACTTTGCGGCGCACTGGGGACGGCCATTTTTCGCGCAGCGGAAGCGGAGGAAATCAACGCAGCGCTTGGCGCGTATCCGGGCAGTCTTGGTGCGGTGGGCGTGAACGGCATCCCTGTGTTTGCCGATGAACAACTGCGCAACGCGGCCGGAATGACGACGGGCGCGAATGAGAATGGCTTTCACATTCGCAATGTCAATGTCGCGCGCGACTTGCCGGATGTTCAATGGGCCGATCTCCGCACAGTGCGCGAGGGTGAATTGAACGAAAGCGGCCAGCCGATAAAGATCCAACGCGCCATCGAGGTGGGCCATGTTTTCAAGCTCGGCACCAAATACGCCGAGTCGCTCGATGCAAATTTCCTCGGCGAGGACGGTAAGCGACATCCTTTCGTGATGGGCTGTTATGGGCTCGGCGTCACGCGGACGCTCCAAGCGATCATCGAATGTGGTAACGACGATCAAGGCGTCATTTGGCCAAAAGCGGTTGCGCCGTGGCAGGTTTGCCTCACTGTGCTCGATATTGCGCCCGAAGGCGAAGTGATGAAAGCCGCCCAGGCAATTTACGACGAATTGACCGCCGCGGGCTTGGAAGTGCTGATGGACGATCGCGATTTGCGCCCCGGTGTAAAATTTAAAGACTCCGAACTCATCGGCATCCCTGTCCGCGTGAGCGTGGGTGAGCGTTCGCTTAAAGAGGGCAATGTGGAATTCACGTTGCGCAAAGAAGGTGGCCGCGAAAACGTTCCGGTTGGGGAAGCCGTTTCCCGCGTGCGGGCGGCGTTGGCCTAATGTTTGCCCTCCACAAAACCGATGGCGATGCCCGGCGCGGCACGCTCACTACCGCGCACGGCGAAATCCAAACGCCGATGTTTATGCCCGTGGGAACGCGTGCCACTGTCAAAACTCTGGACGCCCGCGACCTTCACGAACTTGGCGCACAGATTATTCTTGGCAACACTTACCACCTCAACCTCCGGCCCGGGCCGGAAACCATTCGTGCCGCGGGCGGGTTGCACGCGTTTATGGGTTGGGATAAACCGATCCTTACCGACAGCGGCGGGTTTCAGGTTTTTAGTTTAGCGAAAATGGCAAAAATCAAAGAAGACGGCGTGGCGTTCCAATCGCACATCGACGGCTCGCCATTATTCCTCGGCCCCAAAGAGGCGATGTCTATTCAGCGCGACTTGGGCAGCGACATCGCGATGGTATTTGACGATTGCCCGCCATACCCCGCCGAGCACGAACGCGTGGCGGCCGCCGTGGAGCGGACTGCGCGTTGGGCCGCCGAGTGCCGTGAGCAACCGCGAGCGGACGGGCAATTGGTTTTTGGGATTGTGCAAGGCGGATGTCACGCTGATTTGCGCGAACGCAGCGCGACGGATATCACCGCGTTGGATTTTGACGGCCACGCCATCGGCGGCCTCAGCGTGGGCGAGCCGGAGCCGGAGATGCTCGCGATGGCGGCGCACACCGCGCCGATGCTGCCCGCCAACAAGCCGCGCTACGCGATGGGCCTCGGCACACCCGCGCAGTTAGTGGAGTTGGTGGCGCGCGGGGTGGATATTTTTGATTGTGTGTTGCCCACCCGCCTCGCTCGGAACGGGACAGCGTTTACTTATGATGGTGCATTTGCCCTTAAAGGCGCGGCGTATAAGGAAGATTTTACTCCGATAGAGGCCGGTTGCGATTGTTTCACATGCAGGCACCACACCCGTGCTTACGTGCGGCATTTGCTAAATGTGGATGAACTTTTGGGGTTGCGGCTCCTGACTTTGCATAATCTGCGGTTGTATTTGCGGTTGATGGCAGACATTCGCAAACACATCGAAGCGGGCACTTTTGGCAAGTTTCGGGGTGATTTGGCGGCACGTTACACACCCAGCACCCGTGTAGCTGCACAGCGAAAAAATGCTTAAATTCGCTTGAATTATGCAGGAAAAGCTTGCCATTGGGTGCTTTATCAATAGTCTTTGCCGTCTCATTTTTGAATATGGAAAATCTAATCAGTGATGCTTGGTTCGCGATGGCGGGCGGGGGGCAAGGCGGCGGCCCTGCTTCTGGTAAAGACGCGCTCATTCAAATGCTCTGCATGTTTGGCCCTTTATTTGCCATTATGTACGTGCTCATTTTGCGCCCGCAGAGCCAGCAACGGAAGAAGCTTGAGGCGATGGTCAGTGCGCTTAAGCCGGGCGACAAAGTGATTGCGGCAGGAATTGTCGGGACAGTCGTCACGGTGAAAGAGAAAAGCGTGACGCTGCGTTCGGGGGATTCCAAGCTGGAAGTGGCCAAATCCGCCGTGGAAGCGATGGTGGGGGAAGAAGCGGATAAGGACTAATTTCATGGAGCGAAATCAAACACAAAACCGACCAATGCTCTGGCGTTGGTTCTTCGTACTCTCCA
The genomic region above belongs to Limisphaerales bacterium and contains:
- the tgt gene encoding tRNA guanosine(34) transglycosylase Tgt, with translation MFALHKTDGDARRGTLTTAHGEIQTPMFMPVGTRATVKTLDARDLHELGAQIILGNTYHLNLRPGPETIRAAGGLHAFMGWDKPILTDSGGFQVFSLAKMAKIKEDGVAFQSHIDGSPLFLGPKEAMSIQRDLGSDIAMVFDDCPPYPAEHERVAAAVERTARWAAECREQPRADGQLVFGIVQGGCHADLRERSATDITALDFDGHAIGGLSVGEPEPEMLAMAAHTAPMLPANKPRYAMGLGTPAQLVELVARGVDIFDCVLPTRLARNGTAFTYDGAFALKGAAYKEDFTPIEAGCDCFTCRHHTRAYVRHLLNVDELLGLRLLTLHNLRLYLRLMADIRKHIEAGTFGKFRGDLAARYTPSTRVAAQRKNA
- a CDS encoding fumarylacetoacetate hydrolase family protein, encoding MAAIGRFQKGDDTFYAKVVDGKLYKLKGDVFGSPSYVKSAITPNRSIKTLAPVQPSKVIAVGLNYADHARESNLKPPTQPLFWLKAPTSLIPDGAKIDLPFPSHRNDFEAELAIVIGRRVRNVAPQAAGRYIFGYTAAQDISDRDIQQSESQWARAKSFDTFTPLGPYIETKVDPKNLTIQLFKNGELCQNSHTGQMIFDCNHLVSFISTNMTLLPGDIILTGTPSGVGPIESGDKLEVRIGDMASLCNTVK
- a CDS encoding S8 family serine peptidase → MINKNRVILCFAVFLCLLGEGLATEKEITWNSFRKHLGLNVKNTTLVEVLGGIQRETGWQVRMQPGLNRPVSIKFKPKPLGEALRLLLGDLRFTLIARPGEPGKLEVHLDKANIETEPMAEPVSKPKIAPNQLAIIFRPGQDAAALSRRFNADLIAFIKIANVAQLKFTDPRAMAAARQAMAELGVTEIIDDVHLYPRPATPVLVAGGAGVLPVSVRPEEVDTMGQLIIGLIDTAVQPAQLDQPGFLLSPLSMAGPFTPPEHTPTHGTSMAGIILRGLANKDLGVQNSPVRVLPVDVFGPGDTANSFNIANGITEAVNNGATIINLSLGGYQASPLLQRIIATHHKNGVLFVGAAGNEPVTTPHFPAAHPQVMAVTATRPNGDLTAYANRGNFIDVAARGTHPVRFGKRTYAITGTSGSAAYVSGLAAGLASHHKKKPREIRELIIENRPFIPPKPKAEEKN
- a CDS encoding proline--tRNA ligase, with the protein product MRWTETFIPTLKEAPAEAEIPSHQLLLRAGLVRKLAGGLYTFLPSGIRVLRKIEAIVREEMDHAGALEVLMPAVQPPEIWKASGRYEQAADVLFKVRDSKNREWLLGPTHEEVITTLASTELQSYRQAPINFYQIQTKFRDEIRPRFGLMRAREFIMKDAYSFDISDDAAMVSYQKMYDAYVQVFKRCGVTAFPVEADTGVMGGKHSHEFMVPAPTGESEVAYTEDGSYAANLEKANSQGATVATSIECTGELEKFATPKVKTIEDLASEPYNVAAEAQIKTLVFIAEDKPVIALVRGDDQINEAKLCGALGTAIFRAAEAEEINAALGAYPGSLGAVGVNGIPVFADEQLRNAAGMTTGANENGFHIRNVNVARDLPDVQWADLRTVREGELNESGQPIKIQRAIEVGHVFKLGTKYAESLDANFLGEDGKRHPFVMGCYGLGVTRTLQAIIECGNDDQGVIWPKAVAPWQVCLTVLDIAPEGEVMKAAQAIYDELTAAGLEVLMDDRDLRPGVKFKDSELIGIPVRVSVGERSLKEGNVEFTLRKEGGRENVPVGEAVSRVRAALA
- the yajC gene encoding preprotein translocase subunit YajC; the protein is MENLISDAWFAMAGGGQGGGPASGKDALIQMLCMFGPLFAIMYVLILRPQSQQRKKLEAMVSALKPGDKVIAAGIVGTVVTVKEKSVTLRSGDSKLEVAKSAVEAMVGEEADKD